A window of Mucilaginibacter paludis DSM 18603 contains these coding sequences:
- a CDS encoding DUF4302 domain-containing protein, producing MKKYLYLSALAFTCFTACKKDSLTKIPLEKSFDDQNPVVQKYQATITAGDGWKATFNTAKGTMYNGFFKFETTGDSKFVLDYSSASAATVGTAKYTATVYNTNPTLALSSTSAFGTIASVKSLGIDTSFTFKYASATGDTVKLVGNSYGCGLTLVKIAKAEGDNYLAGQMATAMTSVANLNKFRAYYKRATINGKNYDLIFNTKAKVLTINYSSAGVFQRFVAYYSYTPNGVMLSQPFVDGTLTFSTISALQVDLPSFTATATAGTSSVAINNATTPVAIDLTSAKRFEVTIVPITNYWISYYGFTIDGVPDALNVSGIIPTFNFIAFYTKYNASYDRVGFWANGAVGAYGPAVVPTYPTDGRLVCTYFGSFGTSTVPAVATVVNAVRDRFIDAQGYYVFQTGPSSYDWVSVATGRTWISFE from the coding sequence ATGAAAAAATATTTATACTTAAGCGCACTGGCATTCACTTGCTTTACGGCGTGTAAAAAAGATAGCCTTACTAAAATACCATTAGAAAAATCTTTTGACGATCAAAACCCGGTAGTCCAAAAATATCAGGCCACTATCACCGCTGGCGACGGCTGGAAGGCCACCTTTAATACAGCTAAGGGCACCATGTATAACGGTTTCTTTAAATTTGAAACCACTGGCGATTCTAAATTTGTGTTAGATTATTCTTCAGCATCGGCAGCAACAGTGGGCACAGCTAAATATACCGCTACGGTTTATAACACCAACCCAACTTTGGCGCTTTCATCAACGTCAGCATTCGGTACTATTGCATCCGTAAAAAGTCTCGGTATTGATACGTCGTTCACATTTAAGTATGCATCAGCCACCGGCGATACCGTTAAATTAGTGGGTAATAGCTATGGATGCGGCCTTACTTTAGTCAAAATAGCAAAGGCCGAGGGCGATAATTACCTCGCCGGCCAAATGGCTACAGCGATGACATCAGTTGCCAACCTGAATAAGTTTAGAGCGTACTATAAGCGCGCCACCATCAACGGAAAGAATTATGATTTAATTTTTAACACCAAAGCCAAGGTTTTAACTATAAATTATAGTTCGGCAGGCGTTTTTCAGAGGTTTGTAGCCTATTACTCCTATACCCCCAATGGCGTAATGCTGAGCCAGCCGTTTGTTGACGGCACATTAACATTTAGTACAATTAGTGCGTTGCAGGTTGATTTACCCAGCTTTACGGCCACCGCAACCGCAGGTACCAGTAGTGTAGCTATTAACAACGCTACTACACCCGTTGCTATCGATTTAACTTCGGCTAAACGGTTTGAGGTTACCATTGTGCCCATTACCAACTACTGGATATCGTACTATGGTTTTACTATTGATGGCGTTCCCGATGCACTGAACGTGAGCGGAATTATTCCAACCTTCAACTTTATTGCCTTTTATACAAAATACAACGCATCATATGACAGGGTTGGCTTTTGGGCAAATGGCGCCGTAGGTGCGTATGGGCCCGCCGTAGTACCTACTTATCCAACAGACGGCAGGTTAGTTTGCACTTATTTTGGAAGTTTTGGTACATCCACCGTTCCTGCGGTAGCTACGGTTGTTAACGCTGTACGTGACAGGTTTATTGATGCGCAAGGCTATTATGTGTTTCAAACCGGCCCATCAAGCTATGACTGGGTTAGCGTTGCAACGGGCAGAACCTGGATAAGTTTTGAATAA
- a CDS encoding NAD-dependent epimerase/dehydratase family protein codes for MTAINSNKKTMILVTGACGQIGTELVKALREKHGRDKVVATDRHFASDSLQETGPYFKLDVLDKYELENLVCSLGITQIYHLAAVLSASGENNPLATWNLNMESLLNVLEIARQEKLDKVFWPSSIAVFGPSSPRINCPQHTVTEPTTVYGISKNAGEHWCMYYFEKFGLDVRSLRYPGLISYSAKAGGGTTDYAVDIFHQAVAQGEYVCFLREDTLLPMLYMPDAIRATLELMDAPAEQITVRTSYNLAGLSFTPAELAKAIQTELPGFKISYQPDFRQTIADSWPGSINDSEARNHWNWEPAYNLNAMTADMLKHIGPNTSEKNG; via the coding sequence ATGACTGCTATAAACTCCAATAAGAAAACGATGATCCTGGTAACCGGCGCCTGCGGCCAAATTGGCACCGAACTGGTAAAAGCCCTGAGGGAAAAACATGGCCGCGACAAGGTAGTTGCAACCGACCGCCATTTTGCAAGCGACAGCCTGCAGGAAACAGGCCCGTACTTTAAGCTGGATGTTTTAGATAAATATGAACTGGAGAACCTGGTTTGCAGCTTGGGTATAACGCAAATTTACCACCTGGCGGCGGTATTATCGGCCAGCGGCGAAAACAACCCGCTTGCCACCTGGAACCTCAATATGGAGAGCCTGCTTAACGTACTGGAAATTGCCCGCCAGGAAAAACTGGACAAAGTATTTTGGCCCAGCAGCATAGCAGTTTTTGGCCCATCGTCGCCACGGATTAATTGCCCACAGCATACCGTTACCGAGCCCACTACAGTTTACGGCATCAGCAAAAACGCGGGCGAACACTGGTGCATGTACTATTTTGAAAAATTCGGTTTGGATGTACGCAGTTTACGTTATCCGGGGTTAATTAGCTACTCGGCCAAGGCTGGCGGCGGTACTACCGATTATGCCGTGGATATTTTTCACCAGGCGGTGGCCCAAGGCGAGTATGTATGTTTTTTAAGGGAAGATACCCTGTTGCCGATGCTTTATATGCCCGATGCCATCCGTGCTACACTGGAATTGATGGATGCACCGGCAGAGCAAATTACCGTCCGTACATCCTATAACCTTGCGGGCTTAAGCTTTACACCAGCAGAGCTGGCCAAGGCAATCCAAACAGAATTGCCTGGTTTTAAAATTAGTTACCAGCCCGATTTCCGCCAGACGATTGCCGATAGCTGGCCCGGATCAATCAACGACTCGGAGGCCCGCAACCACTGGAACTGGGAACCCGCCTACAACCTTAACGCCATGACGGCCGATATGTTGAAGCATATTGGCCCAAATACCAGCGAAAAGAACGGTTAA
- a CDS encoding putative zinc-binding metallopeptidase, whose amino-acid sequence MKNIYFKNALVIILGLGLTITSCAKKDVIPTTPINGLGGDTWVAGTIDTYLLNTYVVPYNIEVKYKWDPYELDISKDLVPPKESLVMPVMNLVKTIWIDPYDKLAGNGFIRKYSPKEFVLVGSAQYNSNGTITLGEAEGGRKITLFVINDFDKKNLPAVRQMMHTIEHEFAHILHQNVLYPQAFKSLNPEWYTATWFNNTNAQANLQGLVTAYAKAGVDEDFVETVAYLLIEGQASFDSMVTTVNATNPTAANILKQKNAIVISYFKTAYNIDFVALQAEVAAAIVKATT is encoded by the coding sequence ATGAAAAATATATATTTTAAAAATGCATTAGTAATCATCTTAGGATTAGGATTAACCATTACCTCATGCGCTAAAAAAGATGTTATCCCGACCACCCCCATAAATGGTTTAGGTGGTGATACCTGGGTGGCAGGAACTATAGATACCTATTTGCTTAATACCTATGTTGTGCCCTACAATATTGAGGTAAAATATAAATGGGACCCTTATGAATTGGATATCAGCAAAGACCTGGTACCGCCTAAGGAATCACTGGTAATGCCGGTGATGAACCTGGTAAAAACAATTTGGATAGATCCATATGATAAACTGGCCGGAAATGGCTTTATCCGCAAGTATTCGCCTAAAGAGTTTGTTTTGGTAGGCAGCGCACAGTATAATAGTAACGGAACCATTACGTTGGGCGAAGCCGAAGGTGGCCGCAAAATAACACTGTTTGTGATTAATGATTTTGATAAAAAGAATTTACCAGCAGTTAGGCAAATGATGCACACCATCGAGCACGAATTTGCGCATATTTTACACCAGAATGTTTTATACCCTCAGGCCTTTAAAAGTTTAAATCCTGAGTGGTATACCGCAACATGGTTTAATAATACCAATGCTCAGGCAAACTTACAGGGTTTGGTAACCGCTTATGCCAAAGCGGGTGTTGATGAGGACTTTGTAGAAACCGTAGCCTATTTGTTAATTGAGGGCCAGGCGAGTTTTGATAGCATGGTAACTACGGTAAACGCCACTAACCCTACTGCGGCAAATATCTTGAAGCAGAAAAACGCTATCGTTATCTCGTATTTTAAAACGGCTTATAATATCGACTTTGTTGCCTTACAGGCCGAAGTTGCAGCCGCCATTGTTAAAGCAACAACTTAA
- a CDS encoding RNA 2'-phosphotransferase gives MISEKQITSISKFLSLVLRHQPELIGIEMDEQGWVKVTDLLEKANAHGKALNMDVLKYVVDTNAKKRFAFDESQTYIRASQGHSVEVELGYLPQIPPEILYHGTGSQSVDAILKTGLEKRARQHVHLSHDVETATKVGSRHGKPVILKVLAADMHQQGYAFYLSENKVWITDGVPAQFLEVF, from the coding sequence ATGATATCCGAAAAGCAAATCACCAGCATTAGTAAATTTTTAAGCCTTGTTTTAAGGCATCAGCCGGAGCTAATTGGTATTGAAATGGATGAGCAGGGCTGGGTTAAAGTTACCGACCTGCTGGAAAAAGCCAACGCGCACGGCAAGGCGCTCAATATGGATGTGTTGAAATACGTGGTTGATACCAACGCTAAAAAACGCTTCGCTTTTGATGAAAGCCAAACTTATATCAGGGCAAGCCAGGGCCATTCGGTTGAAGTTGAACTGGGTTACCTCCCGCAGATACCTCCCGAAATATTATACCATGGCACGGGCAGCCAATCGGTTGACGCCATCCTGAAAACTGGCCTCGAAAAACGCGCCCGCCAGCACGTACACCTGAGCCACGATGTGGAAACCGCCACCAAAGTTGGCAGCAGGCACGGCAAACCCGTTATTTTAAAAGTGCTTGCCGCGGATATGCACCAACAGGGCTATGCGTTTTATTTATCCGAAAACAAGGTATGGATTACCGATGGCGTACCTGCCCAGTTTTTGGAGGTGTTTTAA
- a CDS encoding RagB/SusD family nutrient uptake outer membrane protein has translation MKKIKYILLITLGVSVSSCSKYLEHSPDDRAKLNTVDKVAELLVTAYPQANYITFTESMTDNAGDKGTASTDVLNSDPWHFIDVRGRDLDTPDYYWNACYKAIAAANQALAAIDVATNQADYAAQKGEALLARAYAHFMLVTLYCKPYNVATAGTDPGIPYVTVPETVVFAKYSRKTVAYVYQQIESDITVGLPLIQDKVYTVPKYHFTSGAAHAFAARFYLFKKDYQKVVDHANQVFGGGNILPNLKPVNSTAYRSLQYYDLQAQYTQATNKSNILLVEAQSLWGRSYASYNYGLTNDIMSKIYSGTNVTSGTWGWIVYGGTPEVLNVPKFREHFVLTSQNSSTGDPYNIIPLFTAEEVLFNRAEANTYLGNTAAVIQDLNDYASVRAVLSSGNPTYNATTLAITTDKVLRFYPSMSLKDGLISTILDFKRVEFCFEGLRWFDILRYNLPVVHTAFDGKTTYTLGPNDPHRQLQLPAEATLAGLERNPR, from the coding sequence ATGAAGAAGATTAAATATATATTGCTTATAACGCTCGGAGTTTCTGTTTCAAGCTGCTCAAAGTACCTGGAGCACTCGCCGGATGACCGTGCAAAACTAAATACGGTAGACAAGGTGGCCGAATTGCTGGTAACCGCCTATCCGCAGGCAAACTACATCACCTTTACTGAGTCGATGACGGACAATGCCGGCGACAAAGGTACAGCGAGTACCGATGTGCTTAACAGCGACCCATGGCACTTTATTGATGTAAGAGGCCGGGATCTTGATACGCCGGATTATTATTGGAATGCCTGCTACAAAGCCATTGCGGCCGCCAACCAAGCACTGGCAGCTATTGATGTTGCTACTAATCAGGCCGATTATGCCGCTCAAAAAGGCGAGGCACTTTTAGCGCGCGCGTATGCCCATTTTATGCTTGTTACTCTTTATTGTAAACCATATAACGTAGCCACAGCCGGAACCGACCCGGGGATACCTTATGTAACAGTGCCGGAAACTGTTGTATTCGCCAAATATTCGCGCAAAACTGTAGCTTATGTTTACCAGCAAATTGAAAGCGATATAACTGTGGGATTGCCTTTAATACAGGATAAAGTTTACACTGTTCCTAAGTACCATTTTACAAGCGGTGCTGCACATGCGTTTGCCGCTCGTTTTTATCTTTTCAAAAAGGATTATCAAAAAGTGGTAGACCATGCTAACCAAGTGTTTGGCGGCGGTAATATCTTACCTAATTTGAAGCCTGTTAACAGCACAGCGTACCGCTCGTTACAATATTATGACCTGCAGGCCCAATACACCCAAGCTACCAATAAATCTAACATTTTATTAGTTGAGGCACAATCACTGTGGGGGCGTTCATACGCAAGTTATAATTACGGACTAACCAACGACATTATGTCGAAAATTTACAGTGGCACTAATGTAACCAGTGGAACTTGGGGGTGGATTGTTTACGGAGGTACACCAGAAGTATTGAATGTTCCAAAATTCAGAGAGCATTTTGTGTTAACAAGCCAAAACAGCAGCACCGGCGATCCATACAATATCATTCCTTTATTCACCGCCGAAGAAGTGTTGTTTAACAGGGCCGAAGCCAATACCTACTTAGGCAATACAGCAGCGGTAATTCAGGATTTAAACGACTATGCCAGCGTGAGGGCGGTGTTAAGTTCCGGTAATCCAACCTATAATGCTACAACCCTGGCCATTACTACTGATAAGGTATTGAGATTTTATCCGAGCATGAGCTTAAAAGATGGATTGATATCAACCATACTCGATTTTAAACGTGTTGAATTTTGTTTTGAAGGATTAAGGTGGTTTGATATTTTACGCTATAACCTGCCTGTTGTACATACAGCTTTTGATGGCAAAACTACCTATACTTTGGGCCCCAACGACCCGCACAGGCAGTTACAATTGCCAGCAGAAGCTACTTTGGCCGGGCTGGAAAGAAACCCACGTTAA
- a CDS encoding Lrp/AsnC family transcriptional regulator: MLNALDSTDIRILQLLQENARLTNKEIGEKLHKTASPINDRIRKLQDQGYIKKYVAVLDRKKIGRGLMAFTHVQLRDHNRESLNHFESEIIKFPEVLECYHMSGQYDFILRVAVKDLDAYHEFLMNHIFETIPMGSVQSTFVMKEAKAETAFQIGELNGKSKK, encoded by the coding sequence ATGCTTAACGCGCTCGACTCCACCGATATCCGCATATTGCAGCTCTTGCAAGAAAATGCACGCCTCACCAACAAAGAAATAGGCGAAAAATTACATAAAACCGCCAGCCCTATCAACGACAGGATTCGCAAATTGCAAGATCAAGGCTACATCAAGAAATACGTTGCCGTACTTGACCGTAAAAAGATTGGCCGCGGACTTATGGCTTTTACCCATGTGCAACTCCGCGATCACAATCGCGAAAGTCTCAACCATTTTGAGAGCGAGATCATCAAATTTCCAGAGGTTTTGGAATGTTACCACATGTCGGGCCAGTATGATTTTATCCTGCGGGTGGCTGTTAAAGATCTGGATGCGTATCACGAGTTTTTGATGAACCATATTTTTGAAACCATCCCCATGGGATCGGTACAGAGTACCTTTGTAATGAAGGAAGCCAAGGCCGAAACAGCCTTCCAGATAGGCGAATTGAACGGGAAAAGCAAGAAATAG
- a CDS encoding DUF4302 domain-containing protein, whose translation MKKLLLYAALLMLTLSACKKSNLPEVRPDDRINAQLAAYQSQLSGSTYGWIGYMFPAGGGSYTFTFQFTNTNRVTTLADINATSASTPLESSYRLKAAMLPSLYFDTYTYLHILADPDPAKSGGSQGVGLVSDFEFSFISATTDTIRLKGNVNNSDLILVRKKQTDGDDFIAKATAFNTSLNQMSNFNYYYNLLSIGGKTYDIAINTQLKTVSFYYPVNGTFKSFSTYYSVSTTGLSLLHPFVDGTTNISEMHNFTFDIPQGKMSFTAGTVAGATTNVATPLTISLTAARKMFTDGGGYGSYTGFTVGGVIDYFKLTTIPGFSVIAYYPNYYNNPADVIFIYYGSRSYGPAFNTTLPANGAIVFANPGGFGFQGTSPGAPYTTYVTNFRTQLFNTSGYYVFPTSDFSYDLVSVADSRIWIRF comes from the coding sequence ATGAAAAAGTTATTACTATATGCCGCGTTGCTGATGCTAACGCTATCTGCCTGCAAAAAAAGCAACCTGCCAGAAGTTCGCCCGGACGATAGGATCAATGCGCAGCTTGCAGCCTACCAATCTCAGTTATCCGGCTCAACCTACGGTTGGATTGGTTATATGTTCCCGGCCGGGGGCGGGTCATACACATTTACCTTTCAATTTACCAACACTAACCGGGTTACCACGCTGGCAGATATTAACGCCACAAGCGCAAGCACACCGCTTGAAAGTTCATACCGGCTGAAAGCGGCCATGCTGCCTTCGTTATATTTCGATACCTACACTTACCTGCATATTTTGGCCGACCCCGATCCTGCCAAAAGCGGAGGATCACAGGGAGTCGGCTTAGTTTCTGATTTTGAGTTCTCGTTCATTTCCGCAACAACCGATACCATTAGGTTAAAAGGTAATGTTAACAATAGTGATTTGATTTTAGTGAGAAAAAAGCAAACTGATGGCGACGATTTTATAGCCAAAGCGACAGCCTTTAATACTTCCCTGAATCAAATGTCAAACTTTAACTATTACTATAACTTATTATCAATAGGCGGAAAAACTTACGATATCGCCATCAATACCCAGTTGAAAACAGTTAGTTTTTATTACCCCGTAAACGGAACTTTTAAAAGTTTTTCTACTTACTATTCGGTATCAACAACGGGGCTATCCTTACTCCATCCGTTTGTAGATGGCACCACCAATATCTCTGAAATGCATAATTTTACCTTCGATATACCTCAAGGCAAAATGAGCTTTACCGCCGGAACTGTTGCAGGCGCCACCACCAATGTAGCCACACCACTAACAATCAGTTTAACCGCGGCCAGAAAAATGTTTACCGATGGCGGCGGATACGGCAGCTACACAGGTTTTACAGTTGGCGGAGTAATTGATTATTTCAAGCTGACAACCATACCTGGTTTTTCTGTGATTGCTTACTATCCTAATTACTATAATAACCCGGCCGACGTGATCTTTATTTATTATGGCTCCAGAAGCTACGGCCCGGCTTTCAATACCACTTTGCCTGCCAATGGTGCCATCGTATTTGCAAATCCCGGTGGATTTGGATTTCAAGGTACTTCGCCGGGAGCGCCGTATACCACATACGTCACCAATTTCAGAACACAGTTATTCAATACATCAGGATATTACGTATTTCCAACCAGCGATTTTTCTTATGACCTGGTGAGTGTTGCAGACAGCCGGATATGGATACGGTTTTAA
- a CDS encoding ADP-ribosylglycohydrolase family protein, with amino-acid sequence MKPSLFSYDTCLDVLLGVAIGDALGVPVEFKSREEISKNPVTDMRGYGSHQMPTGTFSDDASLTFCLAEALASGFNLNTIAQNFVNWRYDNYWAARNEVFDIGITTQNAITRLTKGTRPDLAGDFETYSNGNGSLMRILPLLLYLVDKPVDERYAITKQVSSITHGHVRSVIACFYYLEFASGLLKGTDKFEIYHQLQTSISDFLDHKAINPTEKNIFNRLLTDRIDLIPENQISSGGYVVHTLEASIWCLLNTSNYSEAVLKAVNLGSDTDTTGAVTGGLAALLYGHQSIPEQWLNVLSRKDDIMDLGARMFKALSEN; translated from the coding sequence ATGAAACCAAGCCTCTTTAGCTACGATACCTGCCTTGATGTATTGCTGGGGGTAGCCATCGGCGATGCCTTAGGCGTACCTGTTGAATTTAAGAGTCGCGAAGAGATCAGCAAAAACCCGGTTACAGATATGAGAGGCTATGGCTCGCACCAGATGCCGACCGGAACTTTCTCTGATGATGCTTCGCTAACCTTTTGCCTGGCCGAAGCGCTGGCATCGGGCTTTAATTTAAATACTATTGCCCAAAACTTTGTAAACTGGCGCTACGATAACTATTGGGCAGCCCGAAACGAAGTATTTGACATCGGCATCACCACGCAGAATGCCATTACACGGTTAACCAAAGGTACACGGCCGGATTTGGCCGGCGATTTTGAGACCTACAGCAATGGTAATGGTTCGCTAATGCGCATTTTACCCCTGCTCTTGTACCTGGTTGATAAACCGGTGGATGAGCGCTACGCAATAACCAAACAGGTATCGTCCATCACACACGGGCACGTTCGCTCGGTAATTGCCTGTTTTTACTACCTGGAGTTTGCTTCTGGCTTATTAAAGGGAACGGATAAATTTGAGATCTATCACCAACTACAAACCAGCATTTCCGATTTTCTGGACCATAAAGCCATTAACCCAACCGAGAAAAACATTTTTAACAGACTGCTAACTGACCGGATTGACTTAATCCCCGAAAACCAGATCAGCAGTGGCGGCTATGTGGTACACACCCTCGAAGCCAGCATTTGGTGTCTGCTCAACACCAGCAACTACAGCGAAGCAGTGCTAAAAGCGGTTAATTTAGGCAGCGATACCGATACCACCGGCGCGGTAACGGGTGGACTGGCAGCTTTACTATACGGACACCAAAGCATCCCGGAACAGTGGCTTAATGTACTGTCCCGTAAGGATGATATTATGGATCTGGGGGCAAGGATGTTTAAAGCATTATCTGAAAATTAA